In the genome of Tenrec ecaudatus isolate mTenEca1 chromosome Y, mTenEca1.hap1, whole genome shotgun sequence, the window CGGCTCTCCGCAAGCCTCAAGGCCAAGGGAAACCGGAAGGGGCGGGGCGGAGCAGAGCGAAGTGGGCGGGACATGTGAGCGGGGCGGCCAATCAGCGCGGCGCCTCGGGGCTGCGCGCTCCTCCCGGCGCTCGGCCGGGCGGCGGCACgcagcgcggggcggggcgccggggCACGGCGGCCAATCAGCGCgacgggcgggggagggggcgtgGCTTCGGCGTCTTAGCGGCTGCGCGCTGGCCGCCCTGTCCTTTCGGTCCCGGCGGCTGCGGCGGAGCCAGCGGCGCCCACCCTGCAGACGCTGTCCTGCGCATTCCGGCCGCCCGCCCGCGCCGCTGCCCGCTCCGGCACCATGACGGACCAAGCCATCTCCTTCGCTAAGGACTTCCTGGCGGGCGGCATCGCCGCCGCCATCTCCAAGACGGCCGTGGCCCCGATCGAGCGGGTCAAGCTGCTTCTGCAGGTAGATGGCCGCTAGCGGCCACCCCTGGGCCCCGGGCGCCGCGCGGGGGCCAGGCCGGGCTGGCCACGTGCAGCAGGACCGGCGCCGGATGTGCAAGGCCGCCGCTGCTTTGTCCGCGCCCCGCCGGCTTCCGGGGGCGATGCCGCAGGGGGCGGGGCCTGCGCGGGGCTGCGCGCATGCGCAGTGCTCGCCGGGGGCCTGCGCGGCGGGAAGCGCATGCGCAGTGCTCGCCGGGGGCCTGCGCGGCGGGAAGCGCCGGCGCATCTGCTGCAGAGCGCGGGGTCGTGACTTTGAACGAGTCGCGGGGGGTGCCGAGGGGGGGGCTCGTGAGAAGTAGGCGACAAGACCGTTTATGGCGCAGAAACCTCGCCTTAGCATGTTTTCAAGCCTCTTGGTTTTGTAGCGGGCCCCGCCCTGGGGGGTCTCCCAAGGAAAcgcgtaggaagaaaggcctggcgatccccgGCCTAGAAACTAGCCATTGCATGTGGGAGGGGGGCGCAGGTTCACACCGAGGCTGCACGGAGCTCAGCTGGGTTAAAACGGCTTTTAGGCACCCCCCCTTGGGATGCATTTTAGCTGCACCCCCTCCCTGAGGCCACAGTGTAGATCCGGGATCTGTTCTGTGTGTCCCCAAGCACTACGCAGGCTGGTGGCCTCGGAAACCCTTGCCCTGTATGTGCCCCGAGAGCCAGGTGGGCTCAGGGGAGGAAACGGGGCCCCGGTAGTACGAGGTGCAAAGCCCAGGGGCTGCTGGCTCCAGGGTGAGCggttccaagccaccagctgctggcagaGCGAGCAGGCCGTTTCCTGCGGGACCTTCAGGCTTGGGAATGCGGACATAGGACATGAGTCGGACTGGCCCACGGCTTTGGTCTGGTGTCTGCTTCTGCAGAGGTTCAGACTCCTCCCGGGTTGGTGAGCCTGCCCGAGGGGGTGCTTTGGGGTGAAGATGCTTTTGAGACCTCTGGGGCAGTTActgtctgtcctgtagggtcacctgcCTTGATATCCCCAACCTCACCACCCCTGCACAGAGAGACTTCCAAATTGCCCGCCGGCGAGCCACAGCTGACAAGTGGGGGGCCCTGAATTCCCGGTGGGTTTTAGCCAGTGGCCCTGGACTATGGTTCCCGAGATTCTTGGGGCGACATCGCAGACGTGGCTATGGACTCTGGGTGCAGGGTCCAGAGCAGTTCTATTACGGAGGTGCCCATGTGAGTTTGGAGGCCCTGCACTTAGACCAGAGCCGAGACGCCCGCCACTGCCCGGGCAGGGAGCAGACCTGCCCAGGGCCCCGCCTTATAAACACACCTTATACCTGAATCCCTTCCCATCAGGTCTGCCCAGCATCACTGCAACCCCGaggggggagggtgggcaggcctttcttccgcggtGCCTCTGGGGACCAGGCCCGTGTGAGCCCAAACCTCCCCTTCAGATCAGGGCCCCAGTGCTAGATAGAGGTGGGGGGGTGCTTGTCTGTGAGCGCACCCCTGCGGGGTCCTGCTGACCCATGACCCGACCCCGTGTTCACGCGCAGGTGCAGCACGCCAGCAAGCAGATCGCGGCGGACCAGCAGTACAAGGGCATCGTCGACTGCATCGTGCGCATCCCCCGGGAGCAGGGCGTGCTGTCCTTCTGGCGCGGGAACCTGGCGAACGTCATCCGCTACTTCCCCACGCAGGCGCTCAACTTCGCCTTCAAGGACAAGTACAAGCAGGTCTTCCTGGGCGGCGTGGACAAGCACACGCAGTTCTGGCGCTACTTCGCCGGCAACCTGGCCTCGGGCGGGGCGGCGGGGGCCACCTCCCTGTGCTTCGTCTACCCGCTGGACTTTGCCCGCACGCGCCTGGCCGCCGACGTCGGCAAGTCGGGCACGGAGCGCGAGTTCAGGGGCCTGGGCGACTGCCTGGTCAAGATCAGCAAGTCCGACGGCATCCGCGGCCTCTACCAGGGCTTCAACGTGTCCGTCCAGGGCATCATCATCTACCGCGCCGCCTACTTCGGCGTCTACGACACCGCTAAAGGTGGGCGCCCCGGGGCCCCCctgtgctccccagccctggagACCCTCAGACCCTCATCTGCCTGCCCACCGTTTCTCTTAGCCCTCGTCCCTGCCCATCTGAGTATCCCCTGCCCAGTGTGCGCCCTGCGTGGTGCGCCTGGCACGTCTGCACCCCGTCTGTCAGGTGCGGGAGATGCGGGGTCCTGCCGTGCCCCAGGCTGATGCGTGTCCCCCTCCCCGCTGCAGGCATGCTGCCTGACCCCAAGAACACGCACATCGTGGTCAGCTGGATGATCGCCCAGACGGTGACCGCCGTGGCCGGCGTGGTCTCCTACCCCTTCGACACGGTGCGCAGACGCATGATGATGCAGTCCGGCAGGAAAGGAGGTAAGGGGTCGCCCccagccccttccctcctggggcaGGGGGACAGGGCGTAGGCCCCCCTCCTGACCGTGCCCTCTGCCCGCAGCGGACATCATGTACACGGGGACCCTGCACTGCTGGCGGAAGATCTTCCAGGACGAGGGCGGCAAGGCCTTCTTCAAGGGCGCCTGGTCCAACGTGCTGCGCGGCATGGGCGGGGCCTTCGTGCTGGTCCTCTATGACGAGCTCAAGAAGGTCCTCTAGGCCCCGCCCACCGCGCGCCGCCCCGCCCTCCGCCAGTCTCCGACCAATCATGTCCATGGGCGTGGCCGCAGGGCTGCCCCTGACCAATACCGGCTCCCCGCCTGCCCGCCTCCAGTATTTATTCAGAATCACGTCTCCCTGGCAGCTGCCAGCGTCGCCAGCCCCTCCCGTAGCCGgggcgtctgtctgtctgtctgtccgtccGCGCCCCTGCTGCCCCTGCGGGACATTAAATCCATGACACGGACAGCCACTGGTTTCTGCATGGTTCTTGTAGCTGGAGGGAGCGGGGGACCCCAGGGGACACTGGGTGCGGGGAGTGGAGACAGCAGGACATTGGTGGGCGTGGTCTGCAGTAGAACAGATGGGGGTCCATGCCCTGGGGAATAGAGCGCCCCAGGTCCTGCATGGTAAAGGTCCAGGCTTATCCTACTGAACTGGGGTCTCCCCCCAAGGCTTCCCCGGGGGCCTCCCGTGATGCCCACTTCATCCCGTCCTGCACACCCAAGTCCCAGCCTGCAGAGCCGGTTACTGTGGGGACTCTGCATACACCTGTGTACGATCCTGGAAATAAGCGGTCCACTGAGTACCCCtgtgagagcaggcagcctcggctTTCTCCACAAGGCCCTgccggtgcctttgaactgctgaccttgcacctcACAGCCAGGCCGGCCCCACACTCCCTACACCACCCTGAGCTGGGACCATGAACACCGGGTGGTTCAGTTCACAGCACTTCTAGGGACCTGAGGCCAAGCGCCTTGCAGATGTCTGCCAGAGCTGGGAGCTGGGAGGGTGGCCCACCCCACAGTCACCAAGGCGCCCTGGTGACTTGGGGGAACagcgaggctggctgctcccgtgCAGCCTGACAGCCCTCAGACCCATGGAGAAGCTCCACTCTTGCAGGGTTGCTGTAGGTCAGTGGGGATTGGGTATATTTTTTATTTGGGGTCTCCTAGTCTCCAGTAATGGGGCTCATCCCCGTGACAagagcccctctgcaggaggtgggtgaggggttgGCAGTATGTGTTGTTGGGTGGGGCAATGGACTTCTCAGGGTGTGGGGGTCCTGCTGTACCCCCGGGGTGCATGTCTCCCCTGCAGCCAGCACCTGCTCCACGGGGCAGTCTTCCCAGCTTCCAAAGTCCGCCTCCCAGGCCAcctgccggtttcaaggtcagcgtgagtgggggggggggtgggccaCCAGTGGAGATCAGTGGGGTGCTTAGCCCCAAAGCCCCCTGTAGGAGGTGCTTGAGCTTCTGAGGACTCCGTGGCTTGGAGACAAGGCCTCCCTGGGGTCACCtcgcccaccaccacccccccccagggCGGCAGCGTGCACACACCAGTCTCTCATCCTGCAGGAAGTTCCCGAGGGGATCTGTCATCCGCGGGATGGGCGGGAACAGCTTTTGGAGCACTGAAAACCTGTGGAGATAGAGTGACGCTGGACCCTTGGTGGCGCACCTGGGGAGCGCTGAGCAAGGGCGCAACTCCGAGGGAGTAAGACAGACTAGGGACCCCGAGGgagggggcagctctgccctgcgctgcagggtcgctgtgggtcagaattggctccatggTGAGGGGGTTCGGCCAGCGCCCAAAGGCCTGTGTGGAGCAGCTAGGTCACCCGGTTCTCTGTCACCGCGCGTGATACCTCCGGTTACTGGTGGTTGAAGGAGGAAGCTGtcctgtgcgcgcgcgcgcgtgcgtgtgtgtgcatgcgtgtgtgtgtgtgtgtgtgtgtgtgtggttacatTCTACAGAGCTGTTACCCCATAAAGCAGGGAGGGTTGGGGACCCCTCCCCTGACCCCTATGGTTGCCCTGTCGAAGCCGGCGCCCCTCCATCCGAGGGGTGCGGACAATGCACTCTCCCCACAGACCCTGAGGCCAACCCTGCTCCGCCTGCAGGACCCCAGGTGGCTGGACCCCCAAGACTGTCCCTGCCACGCCCCTGACCTTCCCCACACGGCTCATCCCACAAACCCTACCCTGGAGGAGATGCTCAAGCGGCCAGCAAGACCTCCCTGGCCCCGCCCATTATGGTAGCCCCTCCTCTCGGACAAAGACACGCCCACCACTAGCTCCACCCACCAGGACAATGACCCTATTGGCGTAGCCCCTCCCTGTGCCAATGCCCCGCCCATTGCACAACTCCACCCACCAGGACGCTGACCCCTTTCCCCCATTGGACAAGCCCTGCTGCCCCGCCCACTGCCACTCCCGAGGCTCCGCCCCCTTACCTTCTGCACAGCATAGTGGCCACTGCCCCCAGGAGCAGCATCCCCAGTGCTCCGGACACAACCATGTGCCAGGCCACCAGGCTCTGGTCCTCCGGGCATTCTGCACAGAAGGGTGCAAGGGGGTGGCGTTTCCAGTTGCGCCCTGGGGTGTCCAGGGTGGCCTCCCAGGGCGCTGGGTGGTCACCAAGGTATTATGGGGTCCCTTCCTAATGAGGCTGCTGCTACTGCCAGGAGCCGGCTGAGCCTACGGGGAGTCGGGGTGGTGGGAAGAGACTACAGGACCCCCCTCCCCATGGGTCAGCACACAGACCCTGAAAACCCCTTCCTGGGGTGAACAAGGGCCCCGGGATTGGGACAGCGGTCTTACGGGGTTTGTGGTGGATGCAGAACGAGTAGTGGGCCTCAGGGcagcctgcaccccacccccactgtggcTCTGTCCACTGCTGTGTCCCTCCGCCAGCAGACCACCAACGAAGCCCCCCTTGGTTTAGCCAACCAACAGCCCTGCCCCCTGCTCGCCCCCCCAAACCCCCGCTCCTGCCCATGAGAGAACCACGCCGCCGCTCTGCGTGGGCGTTGAGGGATCAATTTTCCGCGTCACCCAGGCAGGTGGCAGAGCCGGAGAACAGTTTGCTGTCCTATGTCGCCAGTTTCCGTGATGTCATTTCGTCCTGTAAGGTCACCTAGTCACCCTCCTCGCCGCAGCTGCCCACGTGCATTCCGCTGGAGTCGGCTGCAAGCACCGCCAACGGGTGACATCATCACCGCGTGATGTCATCACCTTCCGGACCGTAGCCGCGCATAACCACCTCGCAGGGTGTCGTCTAATGCAATCTCCTTGCGTAATTGTCTAATGTAACCGAAACCCTTTCCACAGCACGGCATCTAATGCCAGGCCTTGCATGTCACCCCCGCCAGGCTGGGGACACATTgtcgtcccccccacccccagcctgggctCTGCTCC includes:
- the LOC142435554 gene encoding ADP/ATP translocase 3, whose product is MTDQAISFAKDFLAGGIAAAISKTAVAPIERVKLLLQVQHASKQIAADQQYKGIVDCIVRIPREQGVLSFWRGNLANVIRYFPTQALNFAFKDKYKQVFLGGVDKHTQFWRYFAGNLASGGAAGATSLCFVYPLDFARTRLAADVGKSGTEREFRGLGDCLVKISKSDGIRGLYQGFNVSVQGIIIYRAAYFGVYDTAKGMLPDPKNTHIVVSWMIAQTVTAVAGVVSYPFDTVRRRMMMQSGRKGADIMYTGTLHCWRKIFQDEGGKAFFKGAWSNVLRGMGGAFVLVLYDELKKVL